In Bacillota bacterium, the DNA window TCGTCGATCAGGCGCCGGGCGTGGGAGCGGGTCAGGTCGGCCTCCGGCCGGGAGGCCAGGAACTGGTCGACGCGCAGCCCGTCGTCGCCGGGGCCGGTGATGAGGTCGATGGTGCGGGCCGGCATCCTAGGTCTCCCCTCCCCCGCCGCTTGGACGGTCCCCGGCGAGCGGGCCCCCGTCCGGGGCGCGGATGATCAAATAGGACAGAATCAGTACCCCGACCACCAGTGAGCTGTCGGCGACGTTGAAGACGGGCCAAACCCGGAGGTCGAGGAAGTCGACGACGAGGCCGCCTCTCAGGCGGTCCCAGAGGTTTCCGAGGGTGCCCCCGAGGATCAGCCCCAGGGTCGCCGCATAGACGGCGCCCATCCGGACCAGCCGAGGGCCGAAGACGACGATGCCGACGACCACTACCAGGCCGACGACGACCAGGAAGCCGGTCTTGTCGGGCAAGAGGCTGAACGCCGCCCCGGGGTTGCGGACATAGGTGAGATGAAAGACCCCCGGAATGACGGGGATCGATTGGAACTCGGCCATCTTGCGAACGACGATGGCCTTGGAGAGCCGATCGAGGACGATGACGGCCAGGGCCACAAGACCAAGCGGTAGCCACGATGCCTTTCCCAGTGGTGACACCCTTTCCGGTGGCGGTCTGCCATCCTGGTTCATTCTACCACGCCCCGGAAGAGCCCTTCAATCCTCGAGCTTCGAGCCGGGCGGCCGGACCAGCCCGCGGCGGCGCGCGTCCAGAATGGGCTCGCCCTTCTCGTCGACCAAGCCCTCGGCCTCTTCGACCGTCCCGTCTGGTTCTTCGGCGTCCCCGAAGACGTTCCCGGTGAGATCCCGCCCCGGCGTGTCCTGGGGACCGCTGGCCGTCCCATAGCGGGCCACCGCCTGCCAGGTGTCCTCACCGTCGAAAGCCACCCCATCCTTGTCCCCTGTCCAGCTCCGGCCGAAGGGCGGGTAGAGGACGTCCTCCT includes these proteins:
- the lspA gene encoding signal peptidase II; translation: MSPLGKASWLPLGLVALAVIVLDRLSKAIVVRKMAEFQSIPVIPGVFHLTYVRNPGAAFSLLPDKTGFLVVVGLVVVVGIVVFGPRLVRMGAVYAATLGLILGGTLGNLWDRLRGGLVVDFLDLRVWPVFNVADSSLVVGVLILSYLIIRAPDGGPLAGDRPSGGGGET